The sequence below is a genomic window from Phycodurus eques isolate BA_2022a chromosome 6, UOR_Pequ_1.1, whole genome shotgun sequence.
ttgtgtgcttgactgtttgtcccgtttAATAAACAGCTGAAACTCGAAAACTGTTATTTTGATGTGACATGCgacaaaaattttgttttttgttttttttgtgacttaGATGGCGGTGTCTTCTccatgtcaaatgttttattttagtacATGTCTGAATTGTATAACCTTTAGGGCCTCCACTTGTGTAGGCTATTGTCTTCCACACAGACATCATTGTCTTCACATAACATGGGCGCACACAAGAATTCCAACCATCTATTGCGAACGTGCTTTCAGTCCACTCAAGTTTTGTACTGTTCACCTAATGCAATCTGCTGACCGAACTggaaactggggggggggggggcaatacaCCATCAAAATGAGTGTTATATAGTTACGTGTATATAACACTCAATTGAAGGCTGATGCCAAAGTCCATGTTAAATCCTGAATGATGTCCGCACCCGTCAATGCTGCCCTTTTGCACATAAAGCCAATTGGAGTAAAGTGCTGACCAATCAAATCACACGTGTGCACATTCCTGCTAGATTACCTCACAAATGAGGTTAATTTGCCCGTTTAGTTTACAACCCATTCAGCACGATAAGTGATGGCCGCATGATCACGTTGCAGAGTTGTAAATAAGTCTCCCTGACTTCACACAATCTCCTGCAGGGATCCAGATATAAAACATTGCGCtttgaaatgaaaaatccaaGTGCAGATGATTTTAGCCATGGAACTATAATaatacacacaaatactgtTATGGGTCTCTGTACACTGTGTGTCAGGGGTTTTACGCCAGGAAAGATCTCACTTTACATcagtaacaaacaaaaacaaaagttatgaAAGACAACACCCCACAGGGAACAATTTTAAGTCCCCTATTGTTTAATCTGAATATGCTCCCTCTTGGCAGTGTCATCACGCAGCATAGAGTAAACTTCCAAAGTTATGCCGAAGATACGCAGCTATACATCTCTATGTCTCCTGATGACACCAATCCCAGAAATGCTCTTTTTAGCTGTATTTTAGACATCAAATCCTGAATGGAAGAGAACTTTTTCCACTTTAACCAGGACAAAGAGGGACCTGGGCCCAGAGAAAGAAACTTCAACTAAGTGACTAAAGTCAGGACTTTGACCAGGCCACTCCAaaaacttcattttatttttttatgctatttggtggtttgttttggaccactgttctgctccagaacccaagtgcgcttcatctcggggtcacaaactgatggccgagCAAATTGCTTCAGGatttttctgttaaagaccagaattcatggttccatcaatcaaagcaaccatttaaaaactgcatttaatttttacctgggttatctttgtccgatttgacatttatttgatgatcttaatgATGATGACCCAAGCTCAGCCGTGACCCgaatgatgattaaaaaaacagatgaaGGGATGGCTGAATGGATATTGGCAATATATGGGTtcaaacagttttattttatttatttcaaaaatacatatttaaaaaaatgtatggatgaaATATATGAATCTTCTATTTTATATTCCAATTCGTTTACTTCCAACGCAATGttactctttttgttttgtatgtataCTGTTGTGAAGCCTTCATTTCCCCAATTGGGTCGATCAAGTTTATGAATTCCTGTGGCTACAAGACCACTCACATgacacgattaaaaaaaaaacacacacacacacacatcacatcacataAACTGAGACCGCAACCGCTCTTATTTACAAAAGCAATCGAAATAATATCAAGTCATGACTTTATGACATGTTATCTCAagagtttcttttctttttctttttcttttgtcacgCGGTTGACAACGCggaagcaaaacaaaaggagTGCGCATGCGCACACCACGGCAAACAGGGCGATGACATCACCCATTCAAAGCAGACACGGAGAGAGAAACAAGCCCGGGCACATTACTGCATTTATGTCGCCTCACACTGACAGCTGCTCCGCTTTACATACCAGCACCGAGACTAGAAcataaacaataacaacaacacgcGTGGATtgtcaagacattttttttttcctttccccccCACTATCGCGGAGTACCTGTGCAGGGGACCAGGGCGACCGCGACTGCTTCGATGACGACTCTGGAGGATGAGCTGACGTCGGCGGCCGCCACGGGGAACGCGACCGAGGTGGAGCGACTCCTCCGGGCAGGGGCGGACGTCAACGCGGCCAACCGGCTCGGTTACACCGCGCTGCAGGtcatctttttgttgttgctttcccCCCAACCTGTGcacctttcacacacacacacacaaaacagaatcAATTATAAAAGAAACggaaacaaaacacattattattatgccGACTATGCCCTGCTCTATACAACAATAAACACGTAAGGGctattttgtgatttaaaaaaaaaaggttttactaattattgattgattggtaTCATATATCGTCAATGACAGAGCACACCCTCTGTATATAAAGAAGtatacaattaaaatacaatgagatcaaattaaaatatatatatattttatctatAAAATGAAAAGTGCTATTTTCTCATTACTAGAAATGAAATACGATTTCAATAAATTATATGCCAAAGTATTGGTTtgtccattcatttttaatCGAAATGaattaaaaggttttttttttttaaagttagatttttgtttcatcttcaGCATAAATAACATCCAATCATGAAATGAGCCGCCATACTGTTTAAATAGGAAACATAATGCAGTACATTAGGAACTATAAAATAGATGATGAGTGTTTAAAATGATGGTTTTGTTATTTGCTAACAATTATGTATTTAATCCAGTCAGGTGTTGCCTCGTTTTCCGCTCATCAAACAACCGACTGAATGCCCCAAATAGAACTTTTATGACAAAGTAACAAAGTAGTTACTACAGAAATAAATGACCGTGATGATGGCTGcaaaattgattaaaatgaatttttgttttgttttgtttgtttcgttACATTGTCACCATAAataacacacagccattaaaaGAATCGCCATACATtctaaaaattacaatttatctTTCAATATTCAATGTTGCGTTGAGGGACAGTTAACAAtgactacaaaaacaaaaaaggtacaGGTACTTGCGATAGAAATGATCTTGAAGAATGTTGCTAAATCATTGCTTCTACATTTTTAGACGATAGATGATATGATTAAAAACGCAGTTCTTAGGTTCAAGTTATGTTTGGTTGCATTTTCAGCATAAATTAAACAACGCTAAATCAATCACTGTAGTAAAGCGTTTTATTATAgccgttttgttgttgttgtttttttgtttttacatttagagAGCATTCATTTTCAATCAAAAGTGATTACAACGCAccctgtgcaaaaaaaaaaatgcttccatgTTTTTGTATGTATTGATTTACCCTCTGGATGCTGAATATTCTTTTAATTGAGATGAAAAGGtccaaaaataatgttttataaggcctttttttttttgtttgggtgtTTTTCTTTCCCCTTGCAACTACCTCGGTCCTGCTTTCCCGTCCGAAGGCGATGATGATGGGCAGCACCCCGGTGGCCCAGCTCCTGCTGGCGGCTGGCGGCGACCCGAACGTGGCGGACGCGCGCACCGGGAGCACGCCGCTGCACGACGCGGCCCGGACGGGCTTCGGCGACACCGCGCGGCTGCTGGTCCGCTTCGCCGCTTCCCCGCAGGCCAAGGACCACGCCGACTCTCGGCCCGTGGAAGTGGCCCGGAGACACGGCCACGCCGACGTCGTGGCCTTCCTGGAGACTTTGTGaggaacagttttttttttttttttttttttactttttttgaaaGGGGACTGGACTGTCCcgttgaatttatttattaaagggTCAGGCACTAAAGACACTTCTCTGAATCCGGATTAGGTTTATATAGAAAGAAGGTTGGAAATTTCcaccagactttttttttttttaatgttatttatttgcatatttggaCTTTTACTTGAATAACTCAAATCATCAAATTGACTTATGTCGCTAATATAGTCTATAATTGACGGttattaagattatggattttaaaacactgtcTCGACAGAGCTACATATTTGAAAAGAACAGCtcataaacaattaaaaaccaAGTTGTTaacaacatttataaaaaataaaaaaataaaaaataaaatagttgtaCGTCAA
It includes:
- the cdkn2a/b gene encoding cyclin-dependent kinase 4 inhibitor B — translated: MTTLEDELTSAAATGNATEVERLLRAGADVNAANRLGYTALQAMMMGSTPVAQLLLAAGGDPNVADARTGSTPLHDAARTGFGDTARLLVRFAASPQAKDHADSRPVEVARRHGHADVVAFLETL